The Microbacterium sp. KUDC0406 genome includes a window with the following:
- a CDS encoding aldo/keto reductase family protein, producing the protein MVNYRYLGNSGFKVSEITLGNWVTHASQVGDDAAIATVHAALDAGITTFDTADTYANTAAEVVLGKALDGQRRESLEIFTKVYFPTGPKGPNDTGLSRKHIRDSIEGSLRRLGVEYVDLYQAHRYDYETPLEETMQAFADVVRQGKALYIGVSEWTAEQLREGHALARELGVQLISNQPQYSMLHRVIEGKVVPASEELGISQIVWSPMAQGVLSGKYLPGQPVPEGSRATDEHSGAHFIQRFLQDDILTAVQKLKPIAEQAGLTMPQLAIAWVLQNQNIAAALVGASRPEQLADTVKASGVTLDADTLAAIDTALAGVVNDDPDDTYTVSPKERLV; encoded by the coding sequence ATGGTCAACTATCGCTATCTCGGCAACAGCGGATTCAAGGTCTCGGAGATCACTCTCGGCAACTGGGTGACCCACGCGTCGCAGGTCGGCGACGACGCCGCGATCGCTACCGTGCACGCCGCGCTGGATGCCGGCATCACCACCTTCGACACCGCTGACACCTACGCCAACACGGCTGCAGAGGTCGTGCTCGGCAAGGCTCTCGACGGGCAGCGCCGCGAGAGCCTCGAGATCTTCACGAAGGTGTACTTCCCGACCGGCCCGAAGGGGCCCAACGACACCGGCCTCAGCCGCAAGCACATCCGCGACTCGATCGAGGGATCGCTGCGCCGTCTCGGCGTCGAGTACGTCGACCTGTACCAGGCGCACCGCTACGACTACGAGACGCCGCTCGAGGAGACCATGCAGGCCTTCGCCGACGTCGTCCGTCAGGGCAAGGCGCTGTACATCGGGGTCTCGGAGTGGACCGCCGAGCAGCTCCGCGAGGGGCATGCGCTCGCCCGTGAGCTCGGCGTGCAGCTGATCTCGAACCAGCCGCAGTACTCGATGCTGCACCGCGTGATCGAGGGCAAGGTCGTTCCGGCATCCGAAGAGCTGGGCATCTCGCAGATCGTCTGGTCGCCGATGGCGCAGGGCGTGCTGAGCGGCAAGTACCTGCCCGGTCAGCCGGTTCCGGAGGGATCGCGCGCGACCGACGAGCACTCTGGAGCGCACTTCATCCAGCGCTTCCTGCAGGACGACATCCTCACCGCCGTGCAGAAGCTGAAGCCGATCGCCGAGCAGGCCGGCCTGACGATGCCGCAGCTCGCGATCGCGTGGGTGCTGCAGAACCAGAACATCGCCGCCGCACTCGTGGGCGCTTCGCGCCCGGAACAGCTCGCCGACACGGTGAAGGCGAGCGGCGTGACGCTGGATGCCGACACTCTCGCCGCCATCGACACCGCCCTGGCGGGCGTCGTGAACGACGACCCGGACGACACCTACACGGTTTCGCCGAAGGAGCGCCTGGTCTGA